A region from the Paraburkholderia youngii genome encodes:
- a CDS encoding heavy-metal-associated domain-containing protein codes for MTIELHVEGMSCQHCVAAVTNAIREHDAAAQVQVDLTSGRVLVESTQAIEALKAAIDRAGYTATSLR; via the coding sequence ATGACAATCGAACTCCATGTAGAAGGCATGAGCTGCCAGCACTGTGTTGCTGCCGTCACGAACGCGATTCGCGAGCACGACGCCGCCGCGCAGGTTCAGGTAGATCTCACGAGCGGCCGTGTGCTCGTGGAGTCGACACAAGCGATCGAGGCGCTGAAGGCCGCGATTGACCGAGCCGGATATACGGCCACGTCTCTGCGCTAA
- the cueR gene encoding Cu(I)-responsive transcriptional regulator: MNIGEAARASGVTAKMIRYYESVGLLSAKARTSAGYRVYGPQEVHSLRFIRQARRLGFLVEDIRRLLALWHDRSRASAEVKRIALEHVAELDRRIAELTDMRDTLAHLADHCNGDDRPDCPIIERLADTDLVSGQGCHPL, encoded by the coding sequence ATGAACATCGGCGAAGCGGCCCGCGCGTCGGGCGTTACAGCAAAAATGATCCGCTACTACGAAAGCGTCGGCCTTTTGTCCGCGAAGGCGCGCACGAGCGCTGGTTATCGCGTGTATGGCCCGCAGGAAGTGCACTCTCTTCGCTTCATCCGGCAGGCGCGCCGGCTCGGATTTCTGGTCGAGGATATCCGGCGACTCCTTGCTCTCTGGCACGACCGCTCGCGTGCAAGCGCCGAAGTAAAGCGGATCGCGCTCGAGCATGTCGCCGAACTCGATCGCCGCATCGCCGAGTTGACGGACATGCGCGACACCCTCGCGCATCTGGCCGATCATTGCAACGGCGATGACCGGCCAGATTGTCCGATTATTGAGCGACTAGCGGATACAGACCTTGTTTCGGGACAGGGTTGCCATCCGCTGTAG
- a CDS encoding dTDP-4-dehydrorhamnose reductase family protein, producing MFKVAVIGGSGLLGRALNDELARQVDWHIVSTAFSRPSPQMVALDIRDSLAVERFIDHVAPDAVVIAAAERRPDVCERDPAHARALNVDAVRMIAGAANRRGAWTLSISTDYVFDGKHPPYRHDSTPAPLNAYGQSKLEGERALIETAELGCVLRLPLLYGPIVSWSESAVTSLVPAIAASAAPGSQAAKMDAWAIRYPTFTPDVAVVIRQMLERHARGETISGIVQWSGDEPMNKYEIAVRLAEALQLRTHLTAQHTPTDATPRPHNCHLASSRLEALGVGQRTPFDTAIRQVLAAFAWRGTATPA from the coding sequence ATGTTCAAGGTTGCAGTAATCGGTGGTTCCGGGCTGCTCGGGCGCGCGCTCAACGACGAACTCGCGCGCCAGGTCGATTGGCACATCGTCTCCACAGCATTTAGCCGACCGTCTCCACAGATGGTCGCGTTGGATATTCGCGATAGCCTTGCGGTCGAGCGTTTCATCGACCACGTGGCACCGGATGCCGTCGTGATTGCCGCGGCGGAGCGCCGACCCGATGTATGCGAGCGCGATCCGGCACATGCTCGTGCGTTGAATGTTGATGCCGTGCGAATGATCGCCGGGGCGGCGAATCGACGCGGCGCGTGGACGCTGTCGATCTCGACCGACTACGTGTTCGACGGCAAGCACCCGCCCTATCGTCACGACAGCACACCCGCGCCACTGAACGCGTATGGACAGAGCAAGCTCGAGGGAGAGCGAGCGCTAATCGAAACGGCCGAGCTCGGATGCGTGCTGCGCCTGCCGCTGCTGTATGGGCCGATTGTGAGTTGGTCGGAGTCAGCCGTGACTAGCCTTGTGCCGGCGATCGCGGCGTCAGCAGCGCCGGGCAGCCAGGCTGCCAAGATGGACGCTTGGGCGATCCGCTATCCTACGTTCACGCCCGATGTCGCGGTCGTGATCCGACAGATGCTCGAGCGACACGCGCGCGGCGAAACGATCTCCGGCATCGTGCAATGGTCCGGCGACGAACCGATGAACAAGTACGAAATCGCCGTGCGCCTGGCAGAAGCATTGCAACTCCGCACGCATTTGACGGCGCAGCACACGCCCACCGATGCGACGCCGCGCCCTCACAACTGCCATTTGGCATCGAGCCGTCTGGAGGCACTTGGAGTCGGCCAACGCACACCGTTCGATACGGCGATCCGGCAGGTGCTAGCCGCGTTTGCATGGCGGGGAACGGCGACTCCCGCTTGA
- a CDS encoding DUF3563 family protein produces MFAFILEKLSTWFETAERSRREAYLASSSDIVQLEQRIRSLETNGYSR; encoded by the coding sequence ATGTTTGCATTCATTCTTGAGAAGCTGAGCACCTGGTTCGAAACCGCGGAACGTAGCCGTCGTGAGGCATACCTCGCATCGTCGTCGGATATCGTCCAGCTCGAACAGCGCATCCGTTCGCTCGAAACCAATGGCTATTCGCGCTAA